A single genomic interval of Devosia oryziradicis harbors:
- a CDS encoding zinc-binding dehydrogenase — MRSVSYAQFGDPAQVLRLVERDTPQPGPGQVRVRLLLSPIHNHDLATIAGVYGVKPPLPAVPGTEAVGVVDALGEGVGNLRVGQRVMGGVSQAWAEFYLADAARAIPVPDSVDDATAGQLISMPLSAKMLLADLDVTAGDWIIQNAANGAVGKLLNQFAGDAGVKVINLVRRNAGVAELAALGIGNTVSTEAADWREQVTSLTGGAPIVRGLDSIGGDGPEALLSVAAERAQIISFGNLSGRKIELSSDMLLFKQATVRGFWGARTNTKPADIARMIGELVTAASSGALKLPVEAVYGLDQAAQAAKASAEPGRKGKVALRG; from the coding sequence ATGCGCAGTGTCAGCTACGCCCAATTCGGCGATCCAGCCCAGGTTCTTCGGCTGGTGGAGCGTGACACGCCGCAGCCCGGACCGGGCCAGGTCCGCGTTCGGCTACTGCTGTCCCCAATCCATAATCACGACCTGGCGACAATTGCGGGGGTATACGGCGTAAAGCCGCCCCTGCCCGCCGTGCCCGGCACAGAGGCGGTCGGCGTGGTGGATGCACTGGGGGAGGGGGTCGGTAATTTGCGCGTCGGCCAGCGCGTGATGGGGGGCGTCAGCCAGGCCTGGGCGGAATTCTATCTGGCCGATGCGGCCCGGGCCATCCCGGTTCCCGACAGCGTCGACGACGCGACGGCGGGCCAACTGATTTCCATGCCGCTCAGTGCCAAGATGCTGCTGGCCGACCTGGACGTAACAGCGGGTGACTGGATTATCCAGAATGCCGCCAATGGTGCGGTGGGCAAGCTGCTCAATCAGTTCGCCGGCGACGCTGGGGTAAAGGTGATCAACCTCGTGCGGCGCAATGCCGGTGTGGCCGAGCTTGCCGCATTGGGGATCGGCAACACGGTTTCCACCGAGGCGGCGGACTGGCGCGAACAGGTGACGAGCTTGACCGGCGGCGCACCCATCGTGCGCGGCCTGGATTCGATAGGGGGCGATGGCCCCGAAGCCTTGCTCAGCGTTGCGGCGGAGCGCGCCCAGATCATTTCGTTCGGTAATCTGAGCGGGCGCAAGATCGAGTTGTCGTCGGACATGCTGCTGTTCAAGCAGGCCACCGTGCGGGGTTTCTGGGGCGCGCGTACCAACACCAAGCCCGCCGATATTGCCCGCATGATCGGGGAATTGGTGACGGCCGCGTCAAGCGGCGCGCTCAAACTCCCCGTCGAGGCCGTCTATGGCCTCGATCAGGCAGCCCAGGCCGCCAAGGCAAGCGCCGAACCTGGCCGCAAGGGCAAGGTCGCGCTGCGCGGCTGA
- a CDS encoding Gfo/Idh/MocA family protein, translating into MSDKKVRWGILSTANIGMQKVTPAIQKSAHSEVVAIASRDLAKAQAAAAELGIAKAYGSYEDLFADPDIDAIYNPLPNHLHVPMTVAAAKAGKHVLCEKPIALNAAEAETLRQCPPDRIVLEAFMVRFHPQWQRTREIIRSGELGEVRAINAVFTYFNADPANVRNQADIGGGGIMDIGCYPITAARYLFNSEPKRVVSLVDRDESFGTDRLASVIADFGGGKQLNFICSTQAAGHQRVQVLGSKAKLEIIIPFNAPADERTAITIDTGAPFDGSLARREILPSVDQYTEQAEAFALAVLGKAPLPWGIEDAIASMKVIDAVFASEKSGGWAKV; encoded by the coding sequence ATGAGCGACAAGAAGGTACGCTGGGGCATCCTGTCCACGGCCAATATCGGCATGCAGAAAGTCACGCCGGCGATTCAGAAATCGGCCCACTCCGAAGTGGTGGCCATTGCCTCCCGCGACTTGGCCAAGGCACAGGCCGCAGCAGCCGAGCTGGGTATTGCCAAGGCCTATGGTTCCTACGAAGACCTGTTTGCAGACCCCGACATCGACGCCATCTACAACCCGCTGCCCAACCACCTCCATGTTCCCATGACGGTGGCCGCCGCCAAGGCCGGCAAGCATGTGCTCTGCGAAAAGCCGATCGCGCTCAACGCCGCCGAAGCGGAAACTCTGCGCCAGTGTCCGCCCGATCGTATCGTGCTCGAAGCCTTCATGGTCCGCTTCCACCCGCAGTGGCAGCGTACACGCGAGATCATCCGCTCGGGCGAACTGGGCGAGGTCCGCGCCATCAATGCGGTTTTCACTTATTTCAACGCCGACCCCGCCAATGTCCGCAACCAGGCCGATATTGGCGGCGGCGGCATCATGGATATCGGCTGCTATCCGATCACCGCCGCCCGCTACCTGTTCAACAGCGAACCCAAGCGCGTGGTCTCGCTGGTCGATCGCGACGAAAGCTTCGGCACCGACCGCCTCGCCAGCGTCATTGCCGATTTTGGCGGTGGGAAGCAGCTCAATTTCATCTGCTCCACCCAGGCCGCCGGCCACCAGCGCGTTCAGGTCCTGGGCAGCAAGGCCAAGCTCGAGATCATCATTCCCTTCAACGCCCCGGCCGACGAGCGCACCGCCATCACCATCGACACAGGTGCCCCCTTTGACGGCTCGCTGGCCCGTCGGGAAATCCTGCCTTCCGTCGATCAGTATACCGAACAGGCGGAAGCCTTCGCGCTGGCCGTCCTGGGCAAGGCGCCCCTGCCCTGGGGCATCGAAGATGCCATCGCTTCCATGAAGGTCATCGACGCGGTTTTCGCCAGCGAAAAATCCGGCGGGTGGGCCAAGGTCTAG
- a CDS encoding NAD(P)H-dependent oxidoreductase, translated as MTTKIALTGLARDLADRAETGRPIRVGVIGSGEMGTDLVTQMSLMQGIEMAAIATRRPHTALDAMTIAYGDDSKGRVADSPAQALATIEAGKIAITSAETLVTTDNIDVVIDATGKPGVAADYDLMAMEHGKHLVMMNVEADVTIGPYLKAQADKLGVVYSVGAGDEPSSCMELIEFVSALGLPIVAAGKGKNNPLRHDAVPDDYREEATRRNMNPRMLVEFVDGSKTMVEMCAIANATGLVPDVPGMHGPKADRDDMARVLIPKADGGILNTTGVVDFTIGKGVAPGVFVIVKAEHPRIIERMDDLHIGHGPYYSFFRPYHLTSLEVPLTCARIMLSGKPDMVPLPNPVAEVCAVAKRDLKPGETFDAIGETCYRSYTMTIGDSRAAQAVPVGLLEGGKVVAPVKKGELLTSANSQPDTSTRLWALRREQDRMLGLL; from the coding sequence ATGACCACCAAGATTGCCCTGACCGGACTTGCCCGCGACCTTGCCGACCGCGCCGAAACGGGCCGGCCCATTCGCGTTGGCGTGATCGGCTCGGGCGAAATGGGCACCGACCTGGTGACCCAGATGAGCCTGATGCAGGGCATCGAGATGGCGGCCATTGCCACCCGCCGGCCGCATACGGCCCTGGATGCCATGACCATTGCCTATGGCGATGACAGCAAGGGCAGGGTTGCCGATAGTCCGGCCCAGGCCCTCGCGACCATCGAGGCTGGCAAGATCGCCATTACCTCGGCCGAGACGCTGGTCACCACGGACAATATCGACGTGGTCATCGATGCCACCGGCAAGCCTGGTGTGGCAGCCGACTACGACCTGATGGCCATGGAGCACGGCAAGCATCTGGTGATGATGAATGTCGAGGCAGACGTCACCATAGGCCCCTACCTCAAGGCCCAGGCGGACAAGCTGGGGGTCGTCTATTCTGTCGGCGCCGGGGATGAGCCCAGCTCCTGCATGGAACTGATCGAATTCGTCTCGGCGCTGGGCCTGCCCATCGTCGCGGCCGGCAAGGGCAAGAACAATCCGCTCCGCCACGACGCCGTGCCCGACGACTATCGGGAGGAAGCCACCCGCCGCAACATGAACCCCCGCATGCTGGTTGAGTTCGTCGATGGCAGCAAGACAATGGTGGAAATGTGTGCCATCGCCAATGCCACGGGCCTGGTGCCTGATGTGCCCGGCATGCATGGACCCAAGGCCGATCGCGATGACATGGCCAGGGTGCTGATCCCCAAGGCAGACGGCGGCATCCTCAACACGACGGGGGTCGTCGATTTCACCATCGGCAAGGGCGTCGCACCGGGCGTCTTCGTCATCGTCAAGGCCGAGCATCCGCGCATCATCGAGCGGATGGACGACCTCCATATCGGCCACGGCCCCTATTACAGCTTCTTCCGGCCCTATCACCTAACGAGCCTGGAAGTCCCGCTGACCTGCGCGCGCATCATGCTGTCGGGCAAGCCCGACATGGTGCCGCTGCCCAATCCGGTCGCCGAAGTCTGCGCCGTCGCCAAGCGCGATCTCAAACCGGGCGAAACCTTCGATGCCATCGGCGAGACCTGCTATCGCAGCTACACCATGACCATAGGAGACAGCCGCGCCGCCCAGGCTGTACCGGTCGGTCTGCTCGAAGGCGGCAAGGTGGTTGCGCCCGTGAAAAAGGGCGAGTTGCTGACCTCGGCCAACAGCCAGCCCGATACCTCGACGCGCCTGTGGGCGCTGCGCCGGGAGCAGGACAGGATGCTGGGCCTGCTCTAG
- a CDS encoding STAS domain-containing protein — MVSQAKKSVALPAVIDLDSLDDIRDGLIDAIEEGPVTVTAAAVERVSTNALFMLISAAEAARRNHFDFAIEQPSAALVTAIERLGLGAQFSGMMRG, encoded by the coding sequence ATGGTCAGCCAGGCCAAGAAATCCGTCGCGTTGCCAGCAGTCATCGACCTTGACTCGCTGGATGACATTCGTGACGGCCTGATTGACGCGATCGAGGAGGGGCCGGTCACGGTTACCGCCGCCGCAGTCGAGCGCGTATCGACCAATGCCTTGTTCATGCTCATCAGCGCGGCAGAGGCCGCCCGGAGAAACCATTTCGACTTTGCTATTGAGCAGCCAAGCGCGGCCCTGGTGACCGCGATCGAGCGCCTGGGCCTGGGCGCCCAGTTTTCAGGGATGATGAGAGGATGA
- a CDS encoding CHAP domain-containing protein, which yields MRFGDTGPGVSKLGRDLKQLGYFPGSPASTFDDALRRAVRAFQMQNVDSQGRPLVVDGVVGPVTEWAITNRLGQTTTPASAAASAPNVPAGGSATARAALAVAIAEMNAGHGEVGGNNMGPHVTRYLNGIVGTPNDWCAGFVSFCFSTSGQPMPFKYSVGARDILDQLKAKGWAVKPDNTHPPLPGDIIVWWRQAPSSWKGHIGIVHSYDNGIVRTIEGNKTSKVGSFVYTLGAIDKLLGFARVP from the coding sequence ATGCGGTTCGGCGACACGGGTCCTGGCGTTTCCAAGCTCGGACGCGACCTCAAGCAACTGGGATATTTCCCCGGCAGTCCGGCCAGCACTTTCGACGACGCGCTGCGCCGGGCGGTCAGGGCCTTCCAGATGCAGAACGTGGACAGCCAGGGGCGACCACTGGTTGTCGATGGCGTCGTGGGACCGGTGACCGAGTGGGCCATCACCAACCGGCTGGGGCAGACAACGACACCTGCCTCCGCCGCCGCATCGGCGCCCAATGTACCCGCCGGTGGCTCGGCAACGGCCAGGGCTGCGCTTGCCGTGGCGATCGCTGAAATGAATGCCGGCCATGGGGAAGTTGGCGGCAACAATATGGGTCCGCACGTCACGCGCTATCTCAACGGTATCGTCGGCACGCCCAACGACTGGTGCGCCGGTTTCGTCAGCTTCTGCTTTTCGACGTCCGGCCAGCCCATGCCGTTCAAGTACTCGGTCGGCGCCCGCGATATTCTCGATCAGCTCAAGGCCAAGGGCTGGGCAGTCAAGCCAGACAATACCCATCCACCGCTTCCCGGGGACATCATTGTCTGGTGGCGGCAGGCACCCTCGAGCTGGAAGGGCCATATCGGCATCGTCCACAGCTACGACAACGGCATCGTCCGCACCATCGAGGGCAACAAGACCTCCAAGGTCGGCTCGTTCGTCTACACGCTGGGCGCCATCGACAAGCTGCTCGGCTTTGCCCGCGTGCCCTGA
- a CDS encoding peptidoglycan-binding protein — MLSTDLLAQLYPSASQQSIDAFAAQAPALLAAFEISKTQNRLHFFLAQIGHESGGLKIREENLNYTGPRMMVVWPSRFKKLSDTNGLAGNPRALANNVYGGRMGNTKPDDGWTYRGRGYIQITGRDGYRQVGAIAQLPLETQPDLALDPEHALRVACAFWTWKKLNPKCDAGDFTGVTKGINGGTTGLQDRFNWLAKVQSLVAWPLSAADAATAPMSLSIARLKSVQIKLAGLGYYAGSINGIFGSKSRAALKAYQADNGLPPNGQFTAATLQHLGA; from the coding sequence ATGCTCAGCACCGATCTGCTCGCCCAGCTCTATCCTTCGGCCAGCCAGCAAAGCATCGACGCGTTTGCCGCGCAGGCGCCCGCACTCCTGGCGGCTTTCGAGATATCCAAGACGCAGAACCGCCTGCACTTCTTCCTGGCGCAGATCGGCCATGAATCGGGCGGCCTCAAGATCCGGGAGGAGAACCTCAACTATACCGGCCCACGCATGATGGTGGTCTGGCCGTCGCGGTTCAAGAAACTGTCCGACACCAATGGCTTGGCCGGCAATCCCCGCGCGCTGGCCAACAATGTCTATGGCGGGCGCATGGGCAATACCAAGCCGGACGATGGCTGGACCTACCGGGGACGCGGCTACATCCAGATCACCGGGCGTGACGGCTATCGGCAGGTAGGCGCCATTGCTCAGCTGCCGCTCGAAACCCAGCCTGACCTGGCGCTGGATCCCGAGCATGCCTTGCGGGTGGCCTGCGCGTTCTGGACCTGGAAGAAGCTTAATCCCAAATGCGATGCCGGGGACTTCACCGGCGTGACCAAGGGCATCAATGGCGGCACGACGGGGTTGCAGGATCGCTTCAACTGGCTGGCCAAGGTACAGAGCCTCGTCGCATGGCCGCTTTCGGCTGCCGATGCTGCGACCGCGCCAATGTCGCTTTCCATCGCCCGCCTCAAGTCCGTTCAGATCAAGCTGGCGGGCCTTGGCTATTACGCTGGCTCGATCAACGGGATTTTCGGCAGTAAAAGTCGCGCGGCGTTGAAGGCCTACCAGGCCGATAACGGTCTGCCGCCCAACGGGCAGTTTACAGCGGCGACCTTGCAGCATCTCGGCGCATAG
- a CDS encoding FadR/GntR family transcriptional regulator has protein sequence MVTREVPERTTGDLIASIAGRVPMRNLHSQVLWQLGVAIVRGDYPEGAILPSDSDLLARFSVSRTVLREALKTLAAKGMIEARARIGTRVLPRQRWNLFDSDVLSWHFEAGPDVALLRSLAEIRIGVEVESAALAAVRRNEEQAAALLACADRMGEAKTAEEFARTDLQFHRTVAEASGNPFMASISALVELALTAAFTISSPVEDEAAMRATVRAHGRIAEAIMAGDADEARVAMKAVITEGFGRAAGRMALNDPVET, from the coding sequence ATGGTTACACGCGAGGTGCCGGAAAGGACGACGGGCGATCTGATCGCCTCCATCGCCGGCCGCGTGCCGATGCGCAACCTCCACTCGCAAGTGCTATGGCAGCTTGGCGTTGCCATCGTGCGCGGCGACTATCCGGAGGGGGCCATCCTTCCATCCGATTCCGACCTGCTGGCGCGCTTTTCGGTATCGCGCACCGTGTTGCGCGAGGCGCTCAAGACCCTGGCCGCCAAAGGTATGATCGAGGCGCGGGCCCGCATCGGCACCCGGGTCCTGCCACGTCAGCGCTGGAACCTGTTTGATTCCGATGTGCTGTCCTGGCATTTCGAGGCCGGGCCCGACGTGGCGCTGCTGCGCAGCCTTGCTGAAATCCGCATCGGGGTCGAAGTGGAATCGGCCGCGCTGGCCGCCGTCCGCCGCAACGAGGAACAGGCTGCGGCGCTGCTCGCCTGCGCCGACCGCATGGGCGAAGCCAAGACGGCTGAGGAATTTGCCCGCACCGACCTGCAATTCCATCGCACGGTGGCCGAAGCTTCGGGAAACCCCTTCATGGCCTCGATCAGCGCGCTCGTGGAACTCGCACTCACCGCAGCCTTCACCATCAGTTCGCCCGTCGAGGACGAAGCGGCCATGCGGGCCACCGTACGCGCCCATGGCCGTATCGCCGAAGCGATCATGGCGGGCGATGCCGACGAAGCCCGGGTCGCCATGAAGGCGGTCATCACCGAGGGCTTTGGTCGCGCCGCCGGCCGTATGGCGCTGAACGACCCGGTCGAGACCTGA
- a CDS encoding response regulator, producing MTTLRVLTVDDSRTILAMLHHTLSNAGFEVLQAEDGKQGLDVLKNETVDVVITDINMPVMDGIEFIKNVRATGNHQSLPILILTTETSQDKRDQGKAAGGTGWIVKPFDPEKLISVIHRVVH from the coding sequence ATGACGACTTTGCGGGTACTGACAGTGGACGATTCGAGGACGATCCTCGCCATGCTGCACCACACCCTCTCCAATGCCGGCTTCGAGGTGCTGCAGGCCGAGGATGGCAAGCAGGGCCTGGACGTGCTCAAGAACGAGACGGTGGATGTGGTCATTACCGACATCAACATGCCCGTCATGGATGGCATCGAGTTCATCAAGAACGTGCGGGCGACGGGCAACCACCAGAGCCTGCCGATCCTGATCCTCACCACCGAAACGAGCCAGGACAAGCGCGACCAGGGCAAGGCGGCGGGCGGCACGGGCTGGATCGTCAAGCCGTTCGACCCCGAGAAGCTGATCTCGGTCATCCACCGGGTCGTGCACTAG